Proteins from a genomic interval of Mustela lutreola isolate mMusLut2 chromosome 4, mMusLut2.pri, whole genome shotgun sequence:
- the BLOC1S2 gene encoding biogenesis of lysosome-related organelles complex 1 subunit 2 isoform X2 — protein sequence MAAAAAAAAAEGVPAAPREEPVRDDAAVETAEEAKEPAEADITELCRDMFSKMATYLTGELTATSEDYKLLENMNKLTSLKYLEMKDIAINISRNLKDLNQKYAGLQPYLDQINVIEEQVAALEQAAYKLDAYSKKLEAKYKKLEKR from the exons atggcggcggcggcggcggcggcggcagcagagGGTGTCCCCGCGGCCCCAAGAGAGGAGCCGGTTCGAG ACGATGCCGCCGTGGAGACAGCTGAGGAAGCAAAGGAGCCGGCTGAGGCTGACATCACCGAGCTCTGCCGGGACATGTTCTCCAAAATGGCAACTTACCTGACTGGGGAACTGACGG CCACCAGCGAAGATTATAAGCTCCtggaaaatatgaataaactAACCAGCCTGAAGTATCTTGAAATGAAAgatattgctataaacattagtaGAAACTTAAAGGATTTAAACCAGAAAT ATGCTGGACTGCAGCCTTATCTGGATCAGATCAATGTAATTGAAGAGCAAGTGGCGGCTCTTGAGCAGGCAGCCTACAAGTTGGATGCATATTCCAAAAAACTGG
- the BLOC1S2 gene encoding biogenesis of lysosome-related organelles complex 1 subunit 2 isoform X1 codes for MAAAAAAAAAEGVPAAPREEPVRDDAAVETAEEAKEPAEADITELCRDMFSKMATYLTGELTATSEDYKLLENMNKLTSLKYLEMKDIAINISRNLKDLNQKYAGLQPYLDQINVIEEQVAALEQAAYKLDAYSKKLDIIYRSFYFHH; via the exons atggcggcggcggcggcggcggcggcagcagagGGTGTCCCCGCGGCCCCAAGAGAGGAGCCGGTTCGAG ACGATGCCGCCGTGGAGACAGCTGAGGAAGCAAAGGAGCCGGCTGAGGCTGACATCACCGAGCTCTGCCGGGACATGTTCTCCAAAATGGCAACTTACCTGACTGGGGAACTGACGG CCACCAGCGAAGATTATAAGCTCCtggaaaatatgaataaactAACCAGCCTGAAGTATCTTGAAATGAAAgatattgctataaacattagtaGAAACTTAAAGGATTTAAACCAGAAAT ATGCTGGACTGCAGCCTTATCTGGATCAGATCAATGTAATTGAAGAGCAAGTGGCGGCTCTTGAGCAGGCAGCCTACAAGTTGGATGCATATTCCAAAAAACTGG
- the BLOC1S2 gene encoding biogenesis of lysosome-related organelles complex 1 subunit 2 isoform X3, producing the protein MAAAAAAAAAEGVPAAPREEPVRDDAAVETAEEAKEPAEADITELCRDMFSKMATYLTGELTATSEDYKLLENMNKLTSLKYLEMKDIAINISRNLKDLNQKYAGLQPYLDQINVIEEQVAALEQAAYKLDAYSKKLVKFTKW; encoded by the exons atggcggcggcggcggcggcggcggcagcagagGGTGTCCCCGCGGCCCCAAGAGAGGAGCCGGTTCGAG ACGATGCCGCCGTGGAGACAGCTGAGGAAGCAAAGGAGCCGGCTGAGGCTGACATCACCGAGCTCTGCCGGGACATGTTCTCCAAAATGGCAACTTACCTGACTGGGGAACTGACGG CCACCAGCGAAGATTATAAGCTCCtggaaaatatgaataaactAACCAGCCTGAAGTATCTTGAAATGAAAgatattgctataaacattagtaGAAACTTAAAGGATTTAAACCAGAAAT ATGCTGGACTGCAGCCTTATCTGGATCAGATCAATGTAATTGAAGAGCAAGTGGCGGCTCTTGAGCAGGCAGCCTACAAGTTGGATGCATATTCCAAAAAACTGG